The genomic region ACGAGAGCTGGCCGCCGCCGGCGACGAGACGGTCCGGGCGGACATGACCGTGCCCTCGTCCTCCATGTTCATCACCAGCGGAACTCGCGATGAGACGAGCCAAGATCATCTCCACCATTGGACCGGCTTCACGTTCGCCCGAGCGATTGCGGGCTCTCATTGAGGCGGGCACCGACGTCGTGCGGCTGAACATGTCGCACGGAACGTATGATGAACACGCCGCCGTTGTCTCGACGGTGCGTCGCCTGTCGGACGAACTGGGCAAGCCGGTAGCCGTTCTCCTCGATCTGGCCGGACCCAAATTGCGAACGGGGCGGCTCCGGGACGGTCGTCCCGTTGAGCTGACGACCGGCTCGCAGGTCATCCTGACATCCGCGGAGGTCGCCGGAGATGCAACGCGCCTCTCGACGAACTATCCTCGGCTTGTACAGGAAGTGCCCATCGGCGCGCGTATCTTGCTCGATGATGGACTCATCGAACTGCGGGTGGAAGAAAAAAGAGAAGGGGAGATCGCCTGCCGGGTCATTCATGGCGGGCTTCTCGGCGAGCGCAAGGGACTGAACCTTCCCGGAGTAACGCTCTCGCTTCCGGCGCTGACCGAAAAAGATCACGCTGATCTCGCCTTCGGTCTGCGGCTCGGCGTGGATTATATCGGTCTCTCCTTCGTTCGCTCAGCCGCCGATTGCCAGGCCGCGCGACGCCTCATCGAACAGGCGGGAGCCCAGACGCCCATCATCGCCAAGATCGAAAAGGCCGAGGCCGTCACAAACCTCAACGAGATCCTGGCCGCTGCCGATGGCGTCATGGTGGCACGAGGAGACCTCGGCGTCGAGACATCGGTCGAAAGCGTTCCCCTCATTCAGAAGGCCATCATCGCCGCCGCCAATCGCTCGGAGAAGGTCGTCATCACGGCGACCCAGATGCTTCAATCCATGATCGAGAATCCCCGTCCGACGCGAGCGGAAGCCTCCGATGTGGCCAATGCGATTCTGGACGGCAGTGACGCCGTGATGCTGTCAGAAGAAACGGCCGTCGGAGCCTTCCCCGTCGAAGCCGTTGCTATGATGGATCGCATTATTCGGTCCGCCGAGCAATCACCGCTCATGCGTCCGCGCCTGGCGGAGACCGTCAGCGGGGAACATTCCGGATCATCGGGTCGAGCGATTGCCGAAGCGGCTGCGTTTGCTGCCGAGGAGCTTAACGCCCGGCTGATCGTCGTCTTCACCGAAAGGGGACGGATGGCGCGGCATCTGGCGGCCCTGCGTCCAGTTCAGCGCATTCTGGCGCTCACGCAATCGCCGGCAACCGAACGCCAGCTCGCTCTCGTCTGGGGCGTCGAACCGCGCCGATTTGATTTTCTCCCGCGCTCGGATGAGTTGCTGGCAGCCTGCGACCGCCTGTTGCTCCGGGAAGGATGGGCTGCACCGGGCGAGATCGTCGTCTTGATCGCCGGTGGTATCACCGGGCTCGGCATCTCGAATATGATGAAGCTCCACCGCGTCGGCGAGTGAGCAGCAGAGCCGGTGCGTCCTCCCTTGCCCAACGGATGAAAGGGTCCATCCGTTGGCACTTTTCATCCGCGGGCAAACGCCTTGTCATGGTGGCGTGGGTGAGCACATCAACGATTCCTGCCCCCGGAGTGCGCGTCTCGGCCATGCTTGTTGACTCCGCCCCAGCTTCCCGCTCCCGGCTCTTTAGTGGCGAAGTCAACCCGTGAGCAGTTCCTGCGCGTGCCGATGCCATTCAAAGAGGGGCTCGGCATTTCGCTTCCCATCTCCACGAGCTTATAACGTGATGGTCCCCCCGGGTGCCTTACGGCGCACCGGGCCCATTCATTCTGTTGACGCGAGCGGGATTTCTGCCTCGCTTCATCTCCGGCCCAACCGACCGAGGACGAAGGCCGGGTGGGGCGCCGGGGAGCATTCTTCACGCCTTACGGCTCGCGCCGCTCGCCTCCCATGAGACGCAGCACGATAGCTTTTTGGATGTGGAGGCGATTCTCCGCTTGATCGAAGACGATGCTTTGCGGTCCGTCAATGACTTCGTCGGTCATCTCGGCGCCGCGCTCAGCAGGAAGACAATGCATGAAGAGCGCGTCCGGGCGGGCCTGCCGCATGAGGTCCATCGTCACCTGAAAGGGGCGGAGGCGTCGCTCGCGCTCGGCCCGCTGGTCAGGCGGGATGTGGTAGCTCATCCACGTATCCGTGTAGACGATGTCGGCCGAAGCGACCGCCGCGCGCGCCTCGTGCACGATCTCGATGACCGCTTGTGTCTCCCGAGCTATCGCCTGCGCGCGTGCGAGAACGGTCGCGTCCGGCTCATATTCCTGACCTTCGGGGCAGCCCACGCTCACGTGCATTCCGACGGCGGCGCCGCCAAGCAGCAGCGAATGGGTCACGTTGTTGTGTCCGTCGCCCACGTAGGCGAGTTTCACGCCCTGGAGTCGGCCTTTCTTCTCCCGAATGGTCATCAGGTCGCCGAGCACCTGGCAGGGGTGCTCGTGATCGGTCAGGCCGTTGATGACGGGCACGCTCGCGTGCGCGGCCAGCTCTTCCAGATCGGCTTGCCGAAACAGTCGCGCCATGATCCCGTCCACGTAGCGCGAGGCCGTGCGCGCGGTATCGGCGAAGCTCTCCTTTCCTTTCCCGAGCGGCGACGTGCTGAGATCGTAGTAGATCGCGTGCCCGCCCATCTGCAGCATGGCGACCTCGAACGACAGCCGCGTGCGCAACGACGGCTTCTCGAAGAGCATGAGCAGCACGCGCCCTTCGAGCGCACGAGCGACCTGGCTCGGATCGCGCTTGATCTGCAACCCGTGTTCGATGGTTCCTTCAATCCACTCGCGGGGCCAATCGGCCAGAGAGAGAA from Blastocatellia bacterium harbors:
- the pyk gene encoding pyruvate kinase is translated as MRRAKIISTIGPASRSPERLRALIEAGTDVVRLNMSHGTYDEHAAVVSTVRRLSDELGKPVAVLLDLAGPKLRTGRLRDGRPVELTTGSQVILTSAEVAGDATRLSTNYPRLVQEVPIGARILLDDGLIELRVEEKREGEIACRVIHGGLLGERKGLNLPGVTLSLPALTEKDHADLAFGLRLGVDYIGLSFVRSAADCQAARRLIEQAGAQTPIIAKIEKAEAVTNLNEILAAADGVMVARGDLGVETSVESVPLIQKAIIAAANRSEKVVITATQMLQSMIENPRPTRAEASDVANAILDGSDAVMLSEETAVGAFPVEAVAMMDRIIRSAEQSPLMRPRLAETVSGEHSGSSGRAIAEAAAFAAEELNARLIVVFTERGRMARHLAALRPVQRILALTQSPATERQLALVWGVEPRRFDFLPRSDELLAACDRLLLREGWAAPGEIVVLIAGGITGLGISNMMKLHRVGE
- the argF gene encoding ornithine carbamoyltransferase yields the protein MKHLLSLADWPREWIEGTIEHGLQIKRDPSQVARALEGRVLLMLFEKPSLRTRLSFEVAMLQMGGHAIYYDLSTSPLGKGKESFADTARTASRYVDGIMARLFRQADLEELAAHASVPVINGLTDHEHPCQVLGDLMTIREKKGRLQGVKLAYVGDGHNNVTHSLLLGGAAVGMHVSVGCPEGQEYEPDATVLARAQAIARETQAVIEIVHEARAAVASADIVYTDTWMSYHIPPDQRAERERRLRPFQVTMDLMRQARPDALFMHCLPAERGAEMTDEVIDGPQSIVFDQAENRLHIQKAIVLRLMGGERREP